A stretch of DNA from Brevibacterium ihuae:
ACGCCCACGATTCCCGTCCCCCGACCCGAGGTTCCCCACTCCATGTCCATCGCCCAGGTGCACGTCGATGCCGACAAGGCGGCTGCCCTCACGGTGGACGGTGCCACGACGCACCATCCCGACCTCGGCAGCGCGATGGCCCGGCTGACGGCGCTCGCCCGCGAACGGCAGGAACCGGTATCGATCGAGATCCACGACTCCGGCGCGGTCCGCCTGCTCCATGTCGACGCTGCAGGACGCGTCGCCCTCCATCCCGCTCCGGCCGCACCCCGGCCGGACCCCGCTGCGGGTCCCCCCGCCTGCCGACCCGCCGGCGCAGGGGCTGTCGGATCCGAGCGACGGCGCGACGCCGTCGGCGTCGGACGCCCCCGAGCCGCGCCCGAGCACCGCCGAGGGCTACCCGATCGGCACCCCGTACTCGGGACCCGCCGCCCCGGTGGGGCGGACGGACCGGAAGCGCGCTCCCGGTCGCCGCTGGGCACCCGGCACCGCGCACCGCCCGAGCTCAGCCCCGCGCCGCTCCCGCCTCGGCGGGCTCACCGTGCCATCCCTCGTCCTCGCGGTCCTGCTCGTCATCGCACTCGCGGCCTATTTCCTGCCGACGATCATCGGGTCCCCCGACAGCGCGGGCCCGCAGAGCATCCCGGCAGACAGCCAGATGGCCTCGGAGGAGTCCCTCACGCTCGAGAACTCCCCGACCCCGGTGCCGGGCTTCGCCGCCCAGCCGGCATGGGAGGCCGCGGTGCCCGCGACCGCCTCGGTGACCGCCACCGGCCGCGGGGTCCTCGTCGTCGACGGCAATCGGCTCTCCGTCCTCGACCCGACCACGGGACAGCCGCGCTACGAGACCGACATCGAGACCTCCATCGGGTTCGCCGTGGACACCGAGATCGACGGCGAGCGCGCACTGCTCTGGCGCACCGGGGACAGCGCCCACGCCCTGTTCGACGGCGAGAGCACGACGATCGACTACCGGATCCCCGCGAACGCCCGGATGTCCTCGGCAGGCACGAACGTGCTCGTCAAGGACGGCAACTCGCTGTCGACCTTTACCCGCGAAGGGCTCACCGAGATCCCCACCCCCGACCCCGGCTACACGCCGATGGCGCTCGATGGCACGACGCTCATCAGCGCGGAGTTCGGCGGCGCCGTCACGCTCACCGACATCGACGAGGTCTCGACGTCCGAGCTGCTCCTCGAGACGCCCGCCGACGATCTCGAGATCTTCCGCTGGGTCACCGCCGGCCACGGCAAGATCGTCTCGCTGTGGGGCGAGGCGGGCGCGACGACGACGAGCGGGCACCGGGTGCAGCTCGTCGTTCACTCCGCCGAGGACGGCCGCATCGCCTCGACGGTCTCGACGACGACCGATGCCGTGGGCGAGGAGACCTGGGTGCGCGGTCAGGGCTACCGCCTCGCAGTCATCGGCCCGTACCTCTTCACCATCGACGACGGGCTCCTCGTCCGGAACGGCGCACCCGATCACCTGCGCATGACCGAGCCCCGCGGCGAGATCGTGCCGACGACGATCGACAACACCCGCTACCTCCTCCGCACGAACACCGTCTGGCGCTCCGGTGCGGATCTCCTCGCCGTCACCGACACCGGCGGGCACGCGGTGATCCGGCAGAGCGCCGACCGGGTCGTCGGGCTCCCCGCGGAATAGGGCTCCGCTCCGTCGCCGCGACTTGCGGTCATTCTGTAAGAGAGCCTTTCGGCTTCTACAGCCTGTAGTCGTTACCATGGGCCGAGGAACGTCGCGTCCGATCCCCGCACCCGGCCGGCGCTCGAGGACGCACCGCGTCCTCGCACCTCGGCAGCGTGCCGGACAGCGTTCCGCGTCCGCCATCGACGTCGACCCCGAGGACATCCCGTGCGACACCACCCGAGGATCCGCCGCAGCGCCGCGGCGATCGGTGTCGCCGTCCTGCTCGCCGGAGGCTCGGCGACCGGCGCGTCGGGACAGGACCTGCCGACCCGCGGCACGGGCGAGACACCGGCTCCCGCAGCCACCACACCGGTTCCGGGTCCCGCCGGAATCCCGGGTCCGCCGTCGACGACCGCAGCACCGGGAGCCGAATCGCCTGACGCCGAGGTGCCCGGCGACGATTCCGACATCGGCCCGATCGACCCCACGACCGCACCGACTGTCGAACCGACCTCGGACCCCACTGCCGATCCGACCCCCGCGCCCACGGCGTCGGAGTCCCCGTCGCGACACCGGAGCCCACCGACGGTTCCGAGACGCCCGACGAGACGCCGGACCCGGAGCCGACATCCCCGTCGCCCACACCGACGCCATCGCCGTCCCCGGACCCCTCCTCGTCGCCGGACCCGGATCCCGGATCCCCGCCTCCCGGTGACGATGACCCCGGGCAGGACGACTCCGGCGACGAGGGCACCGGCGGCGGCCAGCAGGACGAAGGCACCGACGGTGCCCGGGACGACGACCGACCGGGAACCGGCGATTCCGGCTCGCCCCGCGACGGCGAGGACCGGGAGGAATCCGGCGACTCCGCCCCGCGGCAGCGAACCGGAGACCCGGTGACCGGGACCGGCTCTGCGGCGGGCGATGTCCCGGGCCAGGCCGGCCGCGACTGGCTGCCGAGCGCGGGTGGCGCGGGACAGGGGCCCGCCCATGACTATTCGGACCCCGTTCCCCAGGCTCCGGGCGAGCAGCAGGACCCCGACGCGATCAGCGGCGGGGACTTCGATAACGACGATCTCCGCGCCGACGAGAACGCGGACCTCGACGCATCGGGAGACACCGGCGGATTCGGCTTCAGCTGGCCGCTCGCCGCGCTGATCTCGATCGGCCTGCTCAGCCTCGCGCTCATCGCGTTCGTCGTGGGCCGGCGCTCAGAGGATCGCTGACATGCGCTGAGGATCGTTGGCCCGCGCTGAGGATCGCTGACATGCGTTGAGGATCGCTGACGCGTTCCGGCGCTGGCCGCGTCGAGCGATTCCCACGGGCCGCGCCGACACGGTGCGCCCACAGATCCGCACCCATGGATACGAAAAACGTCCGTCCAGGTCATCTGACCTGGACGGACGTTTCGGAGTGGTACACCCCCCGGGACTCGAACCCGGAACCCACTGATTAAGAGTCAGTTGCTCTACCAATTGAGCTAGAGGTGCGCAACGAGACACCACTATACACTCACTCCGACGGCCGTGAGAACTCGAATCCGCCCGATCGGGCGAATGTGGCGCGTTTCACTCGGATCGCGATCCAGCGCCCGGTCCCGGCCTCCGGTCAGAGGTACAGACCCGTCGATTCGTCTCCCGCCGACTCGCTGATCGCGTGGACGTCGCGCTCGCGCAGGAGCATGTAGGCACTGCCCTCGAGCTCGACCTCCGCCCGGTCCTCGGGGTCGAACAGGATCATGTCGCCCAGCCCGACCTGGCGGACGTGCGGCCCGGCCGCCACGACCTCCCCCCAGGCGAGACGGCGGCCGACGGCGGCGGTGGCGGGGATGACGATCCCGGCGCGCGAGGTGCGCTCCCCCGCCTCCTTGTCCGGCTGCACGAGGATCCGGTCGTGCAGCATCCGGATGGGGAGTCCTGTCGGATCAGCCACGCGAGCGGCGGACGGCGAGGAAGGTGATGAGAGCTGCGACGCCGAGGACCACTCCGCCGATGAGCGCGACCTTGTCCGACTTCACCGAGCCGTCGTCGCTCACGACGATCGACTTCGCGTTGTCCGCGGCGCGGTTCGCCAGGGCCGAGGGATGCACCCGGCCCATGAGCTCGTCGACGTTCGCGGCGAGGCGCTGTTCGCGCAGGCGGATCGACTCGATGAGCTGATCCTTATTGGCGGAGTCGACCGTGACGTCGGAGGTGTAGACATTGCTGCTCATGGTGATGTCCTCAAGATCGGATGGTGGGGCGGCGCACGTTCAGCACCGTGTCCTTCGCCTCCGAGCTTACCGAATACCGGCGGCTAAGGTTGAACGGACAGACCCCGTGCGAAAGGACCCACCGTGCCCAGGCTCGAGATCGGCGACACCGCCCCCGACTTCACTCTGACCGATTCCACCGGAACCCCGGTGACCCTGTCCGACCACCGGGGTGAGCGCGTCATCGTGTACTTTTACCCGGCCGCCATGACCCCGGGATGCACCACCCAGGCATGCGACTTCCGCGACTCGCTCGCGTCGCTGCGCGGCGCCGGCCTCACCGTGCTCGGCATCTCCCCGGACTCCCCTGAGAAGCTCGCGAAGTTCGTCGAGAAGGAGGGGCTGACGTTCCCGCTCCTGTCCGACCACGACAAGGCGACGATGAAGGAGTGGGGAGCCTTCGGCGAGAAGAAGAACTACGGCAAGGTCGTCCAGGGGGTCATCCGCTCGACCGTCGTCGTCGACGCCGACGGCACCGTCGAGCTCGCACAGTACAACGTCAAGGCGACCGGCCACGTCGGCCGGCTGCGGAAGCAGCTCGGCCTCGACTGATCCTCCGCCGCGGGCGACGGCCCGGTCCGTGCGCCCGCCGTGCGGTCCGGGCCGTCGCCCGTCCCTCGGCCCGGGTCGTGGCCCCTCGCTCAGTCCGGGGCCGTGCACCCGCCGCTCCCGGGCTCCCGGCGCTCCCGGCCTCTGGGATAGGATCGCGGATGCGACGCGCGCGAGTGGCGGAATCGGTAGACGCGCTGGATTTAGGTTCCAGTGTCTTCGGACGTGGGGGTTCGAGTCCCCCCTCGCGCACCGGATCCCTCCCGCCGCGACCTCGTGCTCCGGCGGGGCGCGGCATCGGACGAGCGGGCCCGGAATCCACCTGGATTCCGGGCCCGCTCCGTCGTTCGCCGAGGTTCTGCCGTCCTCGGGCCGTGTTCAGCCGTCCTCGGGCTCGCTCGACTCGTGGTCGGGCTGGTAGCGCGGGACATTGGTGATCGACCCCTCGTGCTGGGTGTCGCCCGGCATCTCCTCGATCGCCGGCTGGCGCTGCGACGGGAAGTGCTTAAGGTCGCCGGTCTTGTGCTGGTCCCATTCCTCGAGCGTGAGCGGCGTCTGCAGCCACAGCGTGATGAGCTCCGCGCACGACACGAGCGACTCGATGTGGGTCCGCTCCCAGCCGTGCGAGGAGTCGAGGCCGAAGGCGACGAGCGCGGCGCGCGCCCCGGCACCCGCCTCGAGGGCGGCGGCGACGTCCGAGCGGTAGAAGTGGAAGATGTCGCGCGCGACGGGCAGGTCGTGCGCCTTCGCGAGGAGGATGAGCTTACGCGTGAGGTGGTAGTCGAACGGCCCGTGCATGTCCTTGAGCGGGATGGTGATGCCGTACTCGATCGAGTTCTGGGTGGGTGCGCACACCGCGTTGTCGATCGACAGCAGCTCGGCGACGTCCTCGGACACGCCCGAGGATGCGCCGTGCCCGACCTCTTCGAAGATCGTCACGAGGATGCTCGTCCGATGGGGCAGCCGGAGGCGTCCCTCCTTGGCGCTCTTCGCGGCGGCGAGGGCGATCGCGACGCCGGCCTTGCCGTCGAGGTGACGGGAGTTGATGTAGCCCGAGCGCGAGCGCTGCGGGCCGGCCATGATCGCGACGGTGTTGCCGATCTCGATCCCGAGCTCCTCGAGGCCCTCCTTGGTCGAGACGCGCTCGTCGACGCGCACCTCGACGTGCTCCCAACCCACACCCTGGGTGTCGATCTCGTCGCCGTAGGCATGACCGCTCGTCTTGAGCGGGAGGATCGTCCCGGTGTATACGACGTCGGGGAACTCGGTGACGATCTGCACCCGGGCGCCCTCGGCGAAGCGGGCGGAGAACGTCCCGACGGGCACGACGGACAGCCGGCCGTTGTCCTTGAGAGCGGACACCATGCAGCCGATGGTGTCGGCGTGGACGACGAGCGCCCGGTCGCAGGTGTCCGTCTCGCCGGGCAGGTCGACGACGAGGGTGCCCTGGCGGGTCACGGTCGAGTCGAGGTCGAGGTCGTTGACGATGTCGCCGATGTACTGCATCACCGCATCGGTGCGCCCGGAGGGGCTGGGGGTCCGCAGGAGGCGGAAGAGGATGTCGATCATCCACTCGGTGTCGATCTCCCCTGCCGCGAGATCGAGGAATCCGGTGAGATTCGCCTTGCCGAGCTCCTGGACGTCGATCTTCTGCTCATCCGTGTGGTCGTTCATCCTGCCTCCTGGTGCAATGTCACTGCTCAGGGCAAGAGTATCGGCTCCGGGCGGTGACCGCGGCACCGCACCCGGATGAGGCGTGCGCCGCGCTCAGTTCACCGGGTCGCGGGGCTTCTCCGGCTCCCACGTCCACGGGGTCCGGGTGGAGTTCGGGAACAGGTAGTCGATGAACTCCGCCTGCACCGGCTGCGGCTCGTGATTGGCCAGTCCCGGCCGCTCGTTCGCCTCGATGAAGACGTACTCGTCGCCCTCGACGTCGGGGACGAGGAGGTCGATGCCGCTCACCGGGATGTCGATCGCCCTGGTCGCGGCGAGCGCCGCCTCGGCCAGCGCGGGGCTCAGCCGGTCCGTGACATCGTGGATCGTGCCTCCGGTGTGGAGGTTCGCGGTCCGTCGCACCTGGAGGCGCTCACCGGGGGCGAGCACGTCGTCGAAGGTGTAGCCGCCCTCGTTGACGGTCGCCTCGGTCGCCTCGTCGAGCGGGATCTTCGATTCCCCTCCGGTGGCGGCCGCGCGCCGCTTCGAGTGCTTGCGGATGAGCTCGTGGATCGGGGTCTCCCCGTCGCCGACGATGGTCGCCGGACGCCGGATCGCCGCCGCCGACACCCGCCCGTTGATGACGAGGATCCGCAGGTCGTCGCCCTCGCAGAACTCCTCGAGGAGGACCTCGGAGCCCTCGCCCCCGGCACGCCGGAGCGCGTCCTTGAGCTGCTTCTCGGTGGTCACCCCGATGGTGATGCCCGCGCCCTGCTCGCCGCGCACGGGCTTGACGACGAGGGCACCGACCTCGTCGAGGAAGTCGACGTCGCCCTGGTCGAAGGTCGCGGTGCGGCCCTGCGGCACCCGGACGCCGGCCTTCTCGACGATTTTGCGCGTCACCCGCTTGTCCTCGCAGCGGCTCATCGCCACCGCCGAGGTGTATTGCGACAGGGACTCCCGGGTGATCACCGTGCGACCGCCGTGCTCGAGCTGCATGTAGCCGGTGTCGGCGTCGAGGACGGTGACGCGGATGCCGCGCCGGATCGCCTCGTCGGCGATGATCCGCGAGTACGGGTTGAGCTCGTCGAGCCCCTCGATCTGGGGCCGCGCGTAGAGCTTCTCGTTGA
This window harbors:
- the ngg gene encoding N-acetylglutaminylglutamine synthetase gives rise to the protein MRTDVIQELGWGRLVFGQTFSEIEEIGRVLRDEAGGTRDICMYLKDPHVLVALHPEEYFIDPSHTYRLDLGGAVPQSSPLPGIEIRPIRSKDEAERMNRIYVLRQMVPADVEVLWDNHNHNPAVQYLVAVDTEDGEIIGTVTGVDHGELFGDPERGSSLWCLAVDPATVHAGLGKQLAITLAERMRDAGAAYMDLSVMWDNEGAIKLYERLGFDRTPVYGIKRKNAINEKLYARPQIEGLDELNPYSRIIADEAIRRGIRVTVLDADTGYMQLEHGGRTVITRESLSQYTSAVAMSRCEDKRVTRKIVEKAGVRVPQGRTATFDQGDVDFLDEVGALVVKPVRGEQGAGITIGVTTEKQLKDALRRAGGEGSEVLLEEFCEGDDLRILVINGRVSAAAIRRPATIVGDGETPIHELIRKHSKRRAAATGGESKIPLDEATEATVNEGGYTFDDVLAPGERLQVRRTANLHTGGTIHDVTDRLSPALAEAALAATRAIDIPVSGIDLLVPDVEGDEYVFIEANERPGLANHEPQPVQAEFIDYLFPNSTRTPWTWEPEKPRDPVN
- a CDS encoding DUF3618 domain-containing protein — its product is MSSNVYTSDVTVDSANKDQLIESIRLREQRLAANVDELMGRVHPSALANRAADNAKSIVVSDDGSVKSDKVALIGGVVLGVAALITFLAVRRSRG
- a CDS encoding osmoprotectant NAGGN system M42 family peptidase; translated protein: MNDHTDEQKIDVQELGKANLTGFLDLAAGEIDTEWMIDILFRLLRTPSPSGRTDAVMQYIGDIVNDLDLDSTVTRQGTLVVDLPGETDTCDRALVVHADTIGCMVSALKDNGRLSVVPVGTFSARFAEGARVQIVTEFPDVVYTGTILPLKTSGHAYGDEIDTQGVGWEHVEVRVDERVSTKEGLEELGIEIGNTVAIMAGPQRSRSGYINSRHLDGKAGVAIALAAAKSAKEGRLRLPHRTSILVTIFEEVGHGASSGVSEDVAELLSIDNAVCAPTQNSIEYGITIPLKDMHGPFDYHLTRKLILLAKAHDLPVARDIFHFYRSDVAAALEAGAGARAALVAFGLDSSHGWERTHIESLVSCAELITLWLQTPLTLEEWDQHKTGDLKHFPSQRQPAIEEMPGDTQHEGSITNVPRYQPDHESSEPEDG
- the bcp gene encoding thioredoxin-dependent thiol peroxidase, which gives rise to MPRLEIGDTAPDFTLTDSTGTPVTLSDHRGERVIVYFYPAAMTPGCTTQACDFRDSLASLRGAGLTVLGISPDSPEKLAKFVEKEGLTFPLLSDHDKATMKEWGAFGEKKNYGKVVQGVIRSTVVVDADGTVELAQYNVKATGHVGRLRKQLGLD
- a CDS encoding GroES family chaperonin → MLHDRILVQPDKEAGERTSRAGIVIPATAAVGRRLAWGEVVAAGPHVRQVGLGDMILFDPEDRAEVELEGSAYMLLRERDVHAISESAGDESTGLYL